One Candidatus Rokuibacteriota bacterium genomic window, AGTCGGTCCCCGAGGACGGCCCGCACGTTCCCGCGGAAATGCCGCGGCGCCTGGCGTGCGACGCGAGCCGGGTGGTGATGCGGCACGCCCCGGACGGGCGCCTCGTGGAGATCGGAGCGCGGACGCGGACCATTCCGCCGGCGTTGCGGCGAGCGCTCGACCACCGGGACGGGGGCTGCCGCTTCCCGGGCTGCGGGCTGCCGTTCGGCCAGGGGCATCACCTGCGCCACTGGGCGCAAGGTGGCCCGACCACGCTCTCGAACCTCGCGCTTCTCTGTCGCCGGCACCACCGCGCGGTCCACGAGGAGGGCTATCAGGTCGAGCGGCAGCCCGACGGCGCGCTCCGCTTCAGGCGGCCGGACGGGCGGCCGCTGCCGGAGGTTCCGCCCCCGGCCGCGGTGCCCGCCGATCCGGTGCGGGCGCTCCGGGCGCGGCACGAGGCGCAGGGGCTCCGCCTTCACGCGCGGACGGCCTGCCCGGGCTGGCTCGGGGAGCGTGTGGACGTGGGCTGGGCGATCGACGTCTTGCATCCTCTGGCCACGGGGGCCGTGGGATCACATCACCCACCGTGGGAATGAAGCGCGGCCCGCGGAAGCAGCATCGGGGAAACCCATTGCCCCGAGCGGTCGACGCACCGCCACTATGCCACGAGGTCGGCGTTGGCCGGCCGACCCCGCCAGGGTAAAATACCCCGCAGTGAGGGACATCCTCGATGCGGTCAGGCGAGCCGCCCGCGCCAAGATCCTCTTCTTGCCGCATGCGATCAGGCAGATGGCTCGGCCAGCCATCATGATCTCAGCGAGTGAGGTCGAGCACGTCGTCGCCGAGGGCGAGGTCATTGAGGACCACCCGGAAGACGTCCGCGGGCCGAGTTGCCTGATGCTGGGTTCTGGGGGGGGCCGGCCGATCCACGTGGTCTGCGCCCCCAAGAACGAGTACTCGGCCGTCATCACAGCGTACGTACCGGACCCGTCGCAGTGGTCGCCGGACTTCCGGCGGAGGGTACCATAGTGGAGTGTGTCCATTGCAGGGG contains:
- a CDS encoding HNH endonuclease, which produces SVPEDGPHVPAEMPRRLACDASRVVMRHAPDGRLVEIGARTRTIPPALRRALDHRDGGCRFPGCGLPFGQGHHLRHWAQGGPTTLSNLALLCRRHHRAVHEEGYQVERQPDGALRFRRPDGRPLPEVPPPAAVPADPVRALRARHEAQGLRLHARTACPGWLGERVDVGWAIDVLHPLATGAVGSHHPPWE
- a CDS encoding DUF4258 domain-containing protein encodes the protein MPRGRRWPADPARVKYPAVRDILDAVRRAARAKILFLPHAIRQMARPAIMISASEVEHVVAEGEVIEDHPEDVRGPSCLMLGSGGGRPIHVVCAPKNEYSAVITAYVPDPSQWSPDFRRRVP